The following proteins are co-located in the Komagataeibacter sp. FNDCF1 genome:
- the gltA gene encoding citrate synthase has translation MSESGKTATMSLDGKNISLPMLSGTLGPDVIDIRKLPAQAGVFTYDPGYGETASCSSKITFIDGEKGILLHRGYPIAQLAEQATFMEVAYLLLNGELPKKTEYDAFVSSIKHHTLLHEQIRNFFNGFRRDAHPMAILCGTVGALSSFYHEGLDVSNAATRYQSALRIIAKIPTIAAWAYKYTQGETFVYPRNDLSYAENFLSMMFAVPSEPYKVNPVLARAMDRILILHADHEQNASTSTVRLAGSTGANPFACISAGIAALWGPAHGGANEAVLKMLAEIGHKDNIPEFIAKVKDKNSGVRLMGFGHRVYKNFDPRAKIMQATCHEVLGELGIKDDPLLDLAIELEKIAIHDEYFVKRSLYPNVDFYSGIILKAMGIPTSMFTVLFAVARTTGWISQWKEMIEEPGQRIGRPRQLYTGAPERDFTPFDKRG, from the coding sequence ATGAGCGAGTCCGGAAAAACCGCCACAATGTCGCTGGATGGCAAGAATATCAGCCTGCCCATGCTGTCAGGCACGCTTGGCCCGGATGTCATCGACATCCGCAAGCTGCCCGCGCAGGCAGGGGTATTCACCTATGATCCCGGTTATGGCGAAACGGCTTCATGCTCCAGCAAGATCACCTTCATCGACGGTGAAAAGGGTATCCTGCTGCATCGCGGCTATCCCATCGCGCAGCTGGCCGAGCAGGCGACCTTCATGGAAGTGGCCTACCTGCTGCTCAATGGTGAACTGCCCAAGAAAACCGAATACGACGCGTTCGTAAGTTCCATCAAGCATCACACGCTGCTGCATGAGCAGATCCGCAATTTCTTCAACGGTTTCCGCCGTGATGCCCACCCCATGGCCATCCTGTGCGGCACGGTGGGGGCGCTGTCCTCCTTCTACCATGAAGGTCTGGATGTCTCGAACGCTGCCACCCGCTACCAGTCGGCGCTGCGCATCATCGCCAAGATCCCGACCATTGCGGCATGGGCCTACAAATATACGCAGGGCGAGACCTTCGTTTACCCGCGCAATGACCTGTCATATGCGGAAAACTTCCTGTCGATGATGTTCGCCGTGCCCAGCGAGCCGTACAAGGTCAACCCGGTGCTGGCACGCGCCATGGACCGCATCCTGATCCTGCATGCCGACCATGAACAGAATGCCTCCACCTCCACCGTGCGTCTGGCAGGCTCCACCGGTGCCAATCCGTTTGCCTGTATTTCGGCAGGCATCGCGGCCCTGTGGGGACCCGCCCATGGTGGTGCCAACGAGGCGGTGCTGAAGATGCTGGCCGAGATCGGGCACAAGGACAACATCCCCGAATTCATCGCCAAGGTGAAGGACAAGAACAGCGGCGTGCGCCTGATGGGCTTTGGCCACCGGGTGTACAAGAACTTCGATCCGCGCGCGAAGATCATGCAGGCCACCTGTCATGAAGTTCTGGGCGAACTGGGGATCAAGGACGACCCGCTGCTCGACCTTGCGATCGAACTGGAAAAAATCGCCATCCACGACGAATATTTCGTCAAGCGCAGCCTGTATCCGAATGTCGATTTCTATTCGGGCATCATTCTCAAGGCCATGGGCATTCCCACCAGCATGTTTACCGTGCTGTTCGCCGTGGCCCGCACCACGGGCTGGATCAGCCAGTGGAAGGAAATGATCGAGGAGCCGGGCCAGCGCATCGGCCGCCCCCGCCAACTCTATACCGGCGCGCCGGAACGCGATTTCACGCCGTTTGACAAGCGTGGCTGA
- a CDS encoding chorismate mutase, with product MNSIQAQHEAAQQKLEELRRSIDNIDAALIYMLAERFRHTQAVGKLKATNDMPPADPAREARQVARLRQLATAAQLDPDFAEKFLAFIIREVIRHHEAIAASEGR from the coding sequence ATGAACAGCATCCAGGCCCAGCATGAAGCAGCCCAGCAGAAGCTGGAGGAACTGCGCCGCAGCATCGATAACATCGATGCCGCCCTGATCTACATGCTGGCCGAACGCTTCCGCCACACGCAGGCGGTGGGCAAACTCAAGGCCACCAATGACATGCCGCCCGCCGACCCCGCGCGTGAGGCGCGCCAGGTCGCCCGCCTGCGCCAGCTTGCCACCGCCGCCCAGCTTGATCCTGACTTCGCGGAAAAATTCCTTGCCTTCATCATCCGTGAGGTAATCCGCCACCACGAAGCCATTGCCGCCAGCGAAGGGCGGTAA
- a CDS encoding DUF2075 domain-containing protein, which translates to MDRAYLSIESSEVEFTNNSYLFGLLAQKLPFAIEPTQRAAWDYQIRHLRELAEQLPGAHFFMEFLIPRMGRRVDLVILFKGIIYVIEYKVGASQFDQSSLDQVYGYGLDLKHFHETSHNQRIVPILVATQAKESHEPHVHWDADGLSKPLKVTPSLLPVVIKHIAHCINTSPLPAEKWVKGRYKPTPTIVEAAQALYQGHDVDEISRSESGAENLTHTADYVAEAIENAKRTHRKMICFITGVPGSGKTLAGLNIATSRQRMHSDEHAVFLSGNGPLVEVLREALALDAVAQAHFKGQPSSKVEERRRASAFIQNIHHFRDEALTTDQPPIEKVVIFDEAQRAWNIEQTSKFMQQKKGQHGFSMSEPRFLLSVMDRHTDWCAIICLVGNGQEINTGEAGIEEWLRTLQCYFAHWQVHLPGTLVHSCSVSNEILTPCLHLATSIRSFRAERLSDFVGYMLKGDKENAKKTKETLNHYPLFITRDLAKARHWLRNKRRGNERAGLLASSNASRLKPYGIFVKSQIEPTKWFLARPDDVRSSDALEDAATEFDVQGLELDWACLCWDANLRHDVQWKAWRFAGTRWGQIHDPMRQAYLINAYRVLLTRARQGLVIFVPHGDAHDLTRLPIMYDKIYDFLVTCGFQILEI; encoded by the coding sequence ATGGACCGTGCATATTTATCGATCGAATCATCTGAAGTTGAATTTACGAATAATAGCTATTTATTCGGATTATTAGCTCAGAAGCTTCCCTTTGCCATTGAGCCAACCCAAAGAGCCGCTTGGGATTACCAAATCAGGCATTTACGAGAACTAGCAGAACAACTGCCTGGTGCTCATTTTTTTATGGAATTTCTTATTCCGCGGATGGGACGACGGGTTGATCTTGTTATCCTGTTTAAAGGGATAATTTATGTGATCGAATACAAAGTTGGCGCTTCCCAATTCGATCAATCTAGTTTGGACCAAGTGTACGGTTACGGTCTAGACTTAAAACATTTCCACGAAACTAGCCATAATCAACGAATTGTGCCAATTCTTGTTGCAACACAAGCAAAGGAGTCGCATGAACCACACGTGCATTGGGATGCTGATGGTCTTTCCAAGCCTTTAAAAGTTACACCAAGCCTATTACCTGTGGTAATAAAACACATAGCACACTGTATAAATACATCGCCTTTGCCTGCGGAAAAATGGGTTAAAGGCCGTTACAAACCTACTCCAACCATCGTTGAAGCAGCTCAAGCGCTTTATCAAGGCCACGATGTTGACGAAATCTCACGTTCTGAGTCCGGGGCTGAGAATTTAACGCACACTGCAGATTACGTGGCTGAAGCCATTGAAAATGCCAAACGCACACACCGTAAAATGATATGCTTTATTACTGGTGTCCCCGGCTCAGGCAAAACTCTTGCTGGTCTTAATATAGCCACATCTCGACAACGCATGCATAGCGATGAGCATGCTGTTTTCCTATCCGGAAACGGTCCTCTTGTTGAGGTCCTGCGTGAAGCGCTAGCCCTTGATGCTGTTGCTCAAGCACATTTTAAAGGCCAACCATCAAGCAAGGTGGAAGAAAGGCGTCGCGCAAGCGCTTTCATTCAAAATATTCATCATTTTCGTGACGAGGCCCTTACGACAGATCAGCCCCCTATCGAAAAAGTTGTCATTTTTGATGAAGCTCAACGTGCATGGAACATTGAGCAAACATCTAAATTTATGCAGCAAAAGAAAGGACAACATGGTTTTTCTATGTCAGAGCCTAGATTTTTGCTGAGTGTAATGGACCGTCATACTGATTGGTGCGCTATTATCTGCCTTGTCGGAAATGGCCAAGAAATTAATACTGGTGAAGCTGGTATTGAAGAGTGGCTTCGTACTCTGCAATGCTATTTTGCACATTGGCAGGTTCATCTACCCGGAACTTTAGTGCATTCTTGCTCAGTCTCAAACGAAATATTGACCCCCTGTTTGCATCTAGCCACCTCTATCCGTTCATTTCGAGCAGAAAGACTTTCTGATTTCGTCGGATATATGTTAAAAGGCGACAAAGAGAATGCTAAAAAAACTAAAGAAACACTGAATCATTATCCATTATTTATTACACGTGACTTAGCAAAAGCAAGGCACTGGCTAAGAAACAAACGGCGAGGCAACGAACGTGCCGGGCTTTTAGCTTCATCAAATGCAAGCCGTCTCAAACCCTACGGTATTTTTGTTAAATCCCAAATCGAACCGACAAAATGGTTTCTTGCACGCCCTGATGATGTGCGATCATCAGATGCCCTAGAAGATGCTGCTACGGAATTTGACGTACAAGGACTAGAACTAGATTGGGCCTGTCTATGCTGGGATGCCAATTTACGTCATGACGTACAATGGAAAGCGTGGCGCTTTGCTGGGACACGCTGGGGTCAAATCCATGATCCGATGCGCCAAGCATACCTTATCAATGCTTACCGCGTATTATTAACACGGGCACGACAAGGTCTTGTAATATTCGTTCCTCATGGCGATGCGCATGATCTCACGCGCTTACCAATCATGTACGACAAAATTTACGATTTTTTAGTGACTTGTGGATTTCAGATATTAGAAATCTAA
- a CDS encoding histidine phosphatase family protein: MTDTAVRPASPAGQLVLIRHAQAAPAPFGEMGQHADMRRPLTARGHDMAARCGAWLRECLFAPDLVLVSPALRTLQTLEGIGSFYGDRQPAIRHVNALYDATTDTIRDMLYEVPDKCSNIIILGHNPGLSALVCHWAAGRCPAALEPALHQGFPPAAMACFTTGKPWNTATDSEIRLQDLYCQ, translated from the coding sequence ATGACCGACACAGCCGTACGCCCCGCATCACCTGCGGGCCAGCTGGTGCTGATACGCCACGCGCAGGCGGCTCCCGCCCCCTTTGGAGAGATGGGCCAGCATGCCGACATGCGCCGTCCCCTTACCGCCCGGGGCCATGACATGGCGGCCCGCTGCGGGGCGTGGCTGCGCGAATGTCTCTTCGCGCCGGACCTGGTACTGGTCAGCCCTGCCCTGCGCACGCTGCAGACGCTGGAGGGCATCGGATCATTTTATGGCGATCGGCAGCCCGCTATCCGACATGTGAACGCCCTGTATGACGCCACCACCGACACCATCCGGGACATGTTGTATGAGGTTCCGGATAAATGCAGCAATATCATTATATTAGGTCACAATCCTGGCCTTTCTGCACTGGTCTGCCACTGGGCGGCAGGCCGGTGCCCGGCCGCACTGGAACCGGCGCTGCACCAGGGCTTTCCACCGGCCGCAATGGCCTGTTTCACCACCGGGAAGCCATGGAACACGGCCACGGACAGCGAAATCCGTCTTCAGGACCTGTATTGCCAATAA